A DNA window from Mastomys coucha isolate ucsf_1 unplaced genomic scaffold, UCSF_Mcou_1 pScaffold21, whole genome shotgun sequence contains the following coding sequences:
- the Trim68 gene encoding E3 ubiquitin-protein ligase TRIM68 — protein sequence MDPAVLMEAIVEEVNCPICMTFLREPVSINCGHTFCHSCLSGLWKLPGESQNLSYTCPLCRAPTQPRKLRPNWQLASVVDKIRLLGFYVEMGLKTDVCDLHKEQLTMFCKEDDVVTCETCSQSPEHEAHSVVSIKDVAWEYKWKLQQALEHLRKEQEEARKLEVSEKEQAAIWKTQMETRKQSILWEFEKYQQLLKEKELSCQQAEVEAAAVQASLEQEKGETASKLELRHEKIIQQNQVLWRMIVELEERSQRPVRWMLQGIQEALNRSQSWSLQQLEPISLELKTDCRVLGLRETLKTFAVDVHLDPDTAYSRLVISKDRKSVHYGVTEQNLPDNPERFCRYNIVLGSQCISSGRHYWEVEVGDRSEWGLGVCVENIDRKEVVYLSPHYGFWVIRLRKGTEYRAGTDEYPLLPLSVPPHRVGIFLDYEAHDISFYNVTDGGSHIFTFPRYPFPGHLLPYFSPCYSIGTNNTTPLTICTLDGEG from the exons ATGGATCCTGCAGTGTTAATGGAAGCCATTGTGGAAGAAGTGAACTGTCCTATCTGTATGACCTTCCTCAGGGAGCCTGTGAGCATCAACTGTGGGCACACTTTCTGCCACAGCTGTCTCTCTGGACTCTGGAAGCTCCCGGGAGAGTCCCAGAACTTGAGCTACACTTGTCCTCTTTGTCGAGCTCCCACGCAGCCAAGGAAACTCCGTCCCAATTGGCAGCTGGCCAGTGTTGTAGATAAGATCCGTCTGCTAGGCTTCTATGTGGAAATGGGACTAAAGACTGATGTGTGTGATCTCCACAAGGAACAGCTAACCATGTTCTGCAAAGAAGATGATGTGGTAACCTGTGAAACCTGTAGCCAGTCCCCAGAGCATGAAGCCCACAGTGTTGTATCCATAAAGGATGTGGCCTGGGAATATAAG TGGAAACTCCAGCAGGCTCTGGAACATCTgaggaaagaacaggaagaagccaGGAAACTGGAAGTCAGTGAGAAGGAACAGGCTGCCATCTGGAAG ACACAGATGGAAACACGAAAGCAGAGCATCCTATGGGAGTTTGAAAAATATCAGCAGTTATTAAAGGAAAAAGAGCTGTCGTGCCAGCAGGCAGAAGTGGAGGCAGCTGCagttcaggctagcctcgagcaggagaagggagagacagcAAGCAAACTGGAGCTGAGGCATGAGAAGATCATCCAGCAGAACCAGGTCCTGTGGAGGATGATTGTGGAGCTGGAAGAGAGATCCCAGAGACCTGTGCGCTGGATGCTGCAG GGTATTCAGGAAGCCTTAAACAG GAGCCAGTCTTGGAGCCTGCAGCAGCTAGAACCAATCTCCTTGGAGCTGAAGACAGATTGCCGTGTGCTAGGACTAAGAGAGACCCTGAAGACATTTGCAG TTGATGTGCACCTAGATCCAGACACAGCTTACTCCCGCCTTGTCATTTCCAAGGACAGGAAAAGTGTGCACTATGGAGTCACCGAGCAGAACCTGCCTGACAATCCTGAGAGATTTTGCCGCTATAACATTGTCTTGGGCAGCCAATGCATCTCCTCTGGTCGGCACTACTGGGAGGTAGAGGTTGGAGACAGATCTGAATGGGGCCTCGGAGTGTGTGTGGAAAATATCGACCGGAAGGAGGTGGTCTACTTATCCCCTCATTATGGCTTCTGGGTGATAAGGCTGAGGAAAGGGACAGAGTACCGTGCAGGCACAGATGAATATCCGCTCCTGCCCTTGTCAGTTCCTCCACACCGGGTAGGAATCTTCCTAGACTATGAAGCCCATGACATCTCCTTCTACAATGTGACTGATGGTGGCTCCCACATTTTCACTTTCCCCCGCTATCCCTTCCCAGGCCATCTCCTCCCCTATTTCAGTCCTTGCTACAGCATTGGCACTAACAACACCACTCCGCTCACCATTTGTACCCTGGATGGAGAAGGCTAG
- the LOC116102704 gene encoding olfactory receptor 52I2-like, with the protein MSGPSYNYTVETSATFFLMGIPGLQSSYLWLAISLSAMYSIALLGNMLIITVICMDSTLHEPMYFFLCVLAAVDVVMASSVVPKMVSIFSSGDSSISFNACFTQMYFVHAATAVETGLLLAMAFDRYVAICKPLHYRRILTARLMLGLCVTIVLRAVISMTPLSWMLTHLPFCGSKVVFHSYCEHMAVAKLVCADPMPSSLYSLVCSSIIVGSDMAFIAVSYILILRAVFNLSSKNAQLKALSTCGSHVGVMCLFYLPGISSVYIAWLWQDAVPLHIQVLLADLYLIIPPTLNPIIYGIRTKQIQERMWVLLTCFSRQGL; encoded by the coding sequence ATGTCAGGACCATCCTACAACTACACAGTGGAAACCTCTGCCACCTTCTTCCTCATGGGCATCCCAGGTCTACAGTCTTCCTATCTTTGGCTGGCCATTTCTCTGAGTGCCATGTACAGCATAGCTCTCTTAGGAAATATGCTCATTATTACTGTGATCTGCATGGATTCCACTCTACATGagcccatgtacttcttcctatGTGTTCTGGCTGCTGTGGATGTTGTTATGGCTTCTTCTGTGGTACCTAAGATGGTGAGCATCTTCAGTTCAGGAGACAGCTCCATCAGCTTTAATGCCTGTTTCACTCAGATGTACTTTGTCCATGCAGCCACTGCTGTGGAGACAGGACTGCTACTGGCTATGGCTTTTgatcgctatgtggccatctgcaagcCACTACACTACAGGAGAATTCTCACAGCTAGATTGATGCTAGGACTGTGTGTGACTATTGTCCTCAGAGCTGTCATTTCCATGACTCCCCTGAGTTGGATGTTGACTCATTTGCCATTCTGTGGCTCCAAGGTAGTTTTCCATTCTTACTGTGAACACATGGCTGTGGCCAAGTTAGTATGTGCagaccccatgcccagcagtCTGTATAGCTTGGTTTGTTCTTCTATTATTGTGGGCTCTGACATGGCCTTCATTGCTGTCTCCTATATTTTGATTCTAAGGGCAGTATTTAATCTGTCCTCAAAGAATGCTCAGTTGAAAGCATTAAGCACATGTGGCTCTCATGTGGGAGTTATGTGTCTTTTCTATCTCCCTGGGATCTCATCCGTATACATAGCCTGGTTATGGCAGGATGCAGTTCCCCTGCACATCCAAGTATTGTTAGCTGACTTGTACCTGATCATCCCACCGACTTTAAACCCTATCATTTATGGTATTAGGACCAAGCAAATCCAGGAGCGAATGTGGGTGCTGCTGACATGCTTCTCTAGACAAGGGTTATGA
- the LOC116102703 gene encoding olfactory receptor 52I1-like, producing MLGPSYNHTMEFPGTFFLLGIPGFQSSYLWLAISLSAMYSIALLGNMLIITVICMDSTLHEPMYFFLCVLAAVDVVMASSVVPKMVSIFSSGDSSISFNACFTQMYFVHAATAVETGLLLAMAFDRYVAICKPLHYMRILTPQVMMGISVTITIRAVIFMTPLSWMLSHLPFCASNVVPHSYCEHMAVAKLACADPMPSSLYSLIFSSIIVGSDVAFISASYTLILKAVFCLSSKNAQWKALSTCGSHVGVMALYYLPGMASIYVAWLGPDRVPLHTQVLLAVLYLIIPPTLNPIIYGIRTRQIREQIWSLLTHCFFHQCTQGS from the coding sequence ATGCTGGGGCCATCCTATAACCACACAATGGAATTCCCTGGCACTTTCTTCCTCTTGGGCATCCCAGGGTTTCAATCTTCCTATCTTTGGCTGGCCATTTCTCTGAGTGCCATGTACAGCATAGCTCTCTTAGGAAATATGCTCATTATTACTGTGATCTGCATGGATTCCACTCTACATGagcccatgtacttcttcctatGTGTTCTGGCTGCTGTGGATGTTGTTATGGCTTCTTCTGTGGTACCTAAGATGGTGAGCATCTTCAGTTCAGGAGACAGCTCCATCAGCTTTAATGCCTGTTTCACTCAGATGTACTTTGTCCATGCAGCCACTGCTGTGGAGACAGGACTGCTACTGGCTATGGCTTTTgatcgctatgtggccatctgcaagcCCTTACATTATATGAGAATTCTCACACCTCAAGTGATGATGGGAATTAGTGTGACTATCACCATTAGAGCTGTTATTTTTATGACTCCTTTGAGTTGGATGTTGAGTCATTTGCCATTTTGTGCCTCCAATGTAGTTCCTCATTCCTATTGTGAACACATGGCTGTGGCCAAGTTAGCATGTGCTGACCCAATGCCCAGCAGTCTCTACAGTTTGATTTTTTCCTCCATCATTGTGGGCTCAGATGTGGCTTTCATTTCGGCCTCTTATACTTTGATTCTCAAGGCAGTTTTCTGTTTGTCCTCAAAGAATGCACAGTGGAAGGCACTGAGTACATGTGGCTCTCATGTTGGGGTCATGGCTCTGTACTACCTCCCTGGAATGGCATCCATCTATGTGGCCTGGCTAGGGCCGGACAGAGTTCCACTGCACACCCAAGTGCTGTTAGCTGTCTTGTACCTGATCATCCCACCCACCTTAAACCCTATCATTTATGGTATTAGGACCAGACAGATCCGGGAGCAGATATGGAGCCTGCTGACACATTGTTTCTTTCACCAGTGCACTCAAGGTTCATGA